One Hippoglossus stenolepis isolate QCI-W04-F060 chromosome 9, HSTE1.2, whole genome shotgun sequence genomic region harbors:
- the zgc:65851 gene encoding low molecular weight neuronal intermediate filament codes for MMRRLLCYKSTCPAQTSLASHFLPHTHPHALLNFSHTLSCIGHHRDKGNMSYSSDIYSSSSYRKIFGDAPRSGRVGLGGSSSSSPSRLHSTGYRSSNRTYGSPSATSSATYRRTAAPGRVFSSMPDSGMDLTKSTAVTNELKIIRTNEKEQLQGLNDRFVSFIEKVHNLEQQNKVLEAEVTLLRQRHNEPSRLHDLYEQEIRELRARVEELTHEKSQMHLDCVQMNETLELVREKLEEESRLREEAEGALKGYRKDVDDATLVRLELEKKVESLLDEIAFLRKVHEEELQELQTSLQATQVSVEMDMSKPDLAAALKDIRAQYENLSARNQVQAEEWYHSKFTTVTEAAARNQDAIKHSKEELSEYRRQVQARTLEIDSLRGHNEALERQIAEMDDRHNNEIGEMQDTIQQLEGALRSTKGEMSRHLREYQDLLNVKMALDIEIAAYRKLLEGEECRLSSVGGAMVQSGYPGFSYMSARTYNLGAYRRFGAKPEEEEEEAEEEEKEEEEGDDGEEEGEDEAEEGEEGDDQEEGEEGEEEEDEEEEEKPKGKDEKEKEKEKKSPNGKSSKS; via the exons ATGATGCGCCGGCTCCTTTGCTATAAAAGCACCTGTCCTGCTCAGACATCACTCGCATCTCACtttctcccacacactcaccctcacgcactcctgaacttctcacacactctctcctgtATAGGACACCACCGAGATAAAGGAAACATGAGTTACTCCAGCGAcatctacagcagcagctcctaTCGGAAGATCTTCGGAGATGCCCCCCGCTCCGGTCGCGTGGGTCtcgggggcagcagcagcagcagcccgtcCCGTCTGCACTCCACTGGGTACCGCAGCAGCAACCGCACCTATGGATCCCCCTCCGCGACGTCCTCCGCCACCTACCGCAGGACGGCGGCGCCCGGCCGCGTCTTCTCCTCCATGCCGGACTCCGGGATGGACCTTACCAAGTCCACCGCGGTCACCAACGAGCTGAAGATCATCCGCACCAACGagaaggagcagctgcagggccTCAACGACCGCTTCGTGTCCTTCATCGAGAAGGTGCACAACCTGGAGCAGCAGAACAAGGTGCTGGAGGCGGAGGTGACGCTGCTGCGACAGCGCCACAATGAGCCGTCGCGCCTGCACGACCTGTACGAGCAGGAGATCCGCGAGCTGCGGGCGCGCGTCGAGGAGCTGACGCACGAGAAGAGCCAGATGCACCTGGACTGCGTGCAGATGAACGAGACGCTGGAGCTCGTGcgggagaagctggaggaggagagccgGCTGCGCGAAGAGGCGGAGGGCGCCCTGAAGGGCTACCGGAAGGACGTGGACGACGCCACGCTGGTGcgtctggagctggagaagaaagTTGAGTCGCTGCTGGACGAGATCGCCTTCCTCCGGAAAGTTCacgaggaggagctgcaggagctgcagaccTCTCTGCAGGCCACACAG GTGTCAGTGGAGATGGACATGAGTAAGCCAGACCTGGCTGCTGCCCTGAAGGACATCCGGGCTCAGTACGAGAACCTGTCGGCCAGGAACCAGGTCCAGGCAGAGGAGTGGTACCACTCCAAGTTTACTACCGTGACCGAGGCAGCCGCCCGCAACCAGGACGCCATCAAGCACTCCAAGGAGGAGCTGAGCGAGTACCGCAGGCAGGTGCAGGCCCGCACCCTGGAGATCGACTCCCTCAGGGGCCACAACGAGGCCCTGGAGAGGCAGATTGCGGAGATGGATGATCGCCATAACAATGAAATTGGAGAGATGCAG gacacCATTCAGCAGTTGGAGGGCGCTCTGCGCAGCACCAAAGGAGAAATGTCCCGTCACCTGCGCGAGTACCAGGACCTGCTGAACgtcaagatggcgctggacatTGAGATCGCTGCCTACAG GAAGTTGCTGGAAGGTGAAGAGTGCCGCCTCAGCTCCGTCGGCGGCGCCATGGTCCAGTCGGGCTACCCTGGCTTCTCCTACATGTCTGCCAGAACCTACAACCTGGGAGCCTACAGGAGGTTCGGTGCCaagcctgaggaggaggaagaggaggcggaagaggaggagaaggaagaggaggagggagacgacggagaggaggagggcgaggatGAGgcagaagagggagaggagggcgaCGAccaggaggaaggtgaggaaggggaagaggaggaggacgaagaggaggaagagaagccaAAGGGGAAggatgagaaggagaaggagaaggagaagaagagcccCAACGGCAAGAGCAGCAAGAGCTAA
- the mxd1 gene encoding max dimerization protein 1 isoform X2, which produces MSNPTNSDICLLLIMSRSTHNEMEKNRRANLRLCLERLKSLVPLGQDANRHTTLSLLMKAKDHIKRLEESDRRAQHTVEQLQREQRHLRRRLEQLGVERTRMDSTGSTVSDKCDSDQEDLDVDVEGTDYLLGDLEWSTSSVSDSGDERGSLRSSCSDEGYSSASLLRLQDTQEMAKQLGCSL; this is translated from the exons GTCTACACACAACGAAATGGAAAAGAACAG ACGGGCAAATCTACGGCTGTGTCTAGAGCGACTGAAATCCCTTGTTCCCTTGGGACAAGATGCTAACAGGCACACTACCCTCAGCTTGCTGATGAAGGCCAAAGATCAcatcaag AGGTTGGAGGAGAGCGACAGGAGAGCTCAGCACACCGTAGAGCAGCTACAGCGGGAGCAGAGACACCTGAGGAGGCGCCTGGAACAGCTGGGGGTGGAGAGGACCCGGATGGACAGCACCGGCTCCACTGTGTCCGACAAGTGCGACTCTGACCAGG AGGACCTGGACGTGGATGTGGAGGGGACAGACTACCTGCTGGGTGACCTGGAGTGGAGCACCAGCAGCGTGAGCGACTCAGGAGACGAGAGAGGCAGCCTGCGCAGCAGCTGTAGTGATGAGGGCTACTCCAGCGCCAGCCTGCTGCGCCTGCAGGACACTCAGGAGATGGCCAAGCAGCTGGGCTGCAGCCTATAA